A single region of the Garra rufa chromosome 6, GarRuf1.0, whole genome shotgun sequence genome encodes:
- the LOC141337112 gene encoding OCIA domain-containing protein 1: protein MSQQSPADPERPGNVVSPVGTDYIPTEEERRVFRECNQESFLYRSLPISAISMAFTQFLISRGALTASGRFGSLPKVAFAGFFGYVGGKLSYMKTCQEKFKSLENSPLGEALRQRQRQQPPVFTSKHPEMSDPNKADFEPAFQLDDQRSQSFSYSSDFTNTDPMSSATHYDTQITAEPTYMEEDVQKKHILYEELRSKNRETYEVTTTQKPETQLKPSAETIPAMRGKKNKYGDTWEE from the exons ATGTCCCAGCAGTCTCCAGCGGACCCTGAACGGCCAGGAAATGTCGTG AGTCCCGTAGGAACTGATTACATCCCCACAGAAGAGGAGAGAAGAGTGTTCAGGGAGTGTAATCAGGAAAGCTTCTTGTACAGAT CTCTCCCTATATCTGCCATCAGCATGGCCTTCACTCAGTTCCTTATCTCTAGAG GTGCTCTAACAGCCTCCGGTAGATTTGGATCTTTGCCCAAAGTAGCTT TTGCTGGGTTTTTTGGCTACGTCGGAGGGAAGTTATCATACATGAAGACATGCCAGGAGAAATTTAAGAGCTTGGAGAATTCGCCACTGGGGGAGGCACTGAGACAGAGACAGCGCCAACAACCACCAGT GTTTACCAGTAAGCACCCAGAAATGAGTGATCCAAACAAAGCTGATTTTGAGCCAGCCTTTCAACTTGATGATCAGAGGAGTCAGTCATTCTCCTATTCTAGTGATTTCACTAACACTGACCCCATGTCCTCAGCAACTCACTATGACACCCAAATTACAG CGGAACCAACTTACATGGAGGAGGATGTGCAGAAAAAACACATTCTGTATGAGGAGCTACGGAGTAAGAATAGGGAAACCTATGAAGTTACGACGACTCAGAAACCAGAGACACAGTTGAAGCCTTCAGCCGAGACCATCCCAGCCATGAGAG GGAAGAAGAATAAATATGGAGACACGTGGGAGGAATGA
- the fip1l1b gene encoding pre-mRNA 3'-end-processing factor FIP1 isoform X4 yields MSAEEADKTTTTDANAGDEEEEWLYGDEGESKETEEEEAKLTAAISATSAPPDTEEVTETTNSTTTTTTTTTTTTGNGVASQEEAPGEDEDSESDSDDDDDDVRVTIGDIKTGAPQYTAYGGTPVNLNIKSAGSRAYGAGSKVKGIDLEAPGSINGVPVLEADMENFEEKPWRKPGADLSDYFNYGFNEDTWKAYCEKQKRLRMGLDILNIGSTTSKISVQQGRTGNSEKEITVASHAAKADFTSPPNLYKAALNPARKTPGTIDVIGGQTATISRVEGRRRHNLEGNNIQVISEHSTSDAEPAKMPPPFFPPGPLPPNIPPPPFLPPPVSQAPPLIPPPRMPITVPPPNFPPPTGGPPPSLIPTMENSGHPGGYDGRPVAPYPFPTGGFPPPMQGAVNPWPGLMDNPKQWDYYPRREKEREKERERERPRERGHERDHSPSAVVYNSDEERYRSYRDYGDRGYERHRERSSREKEERHRERRHREKEEGRHKSSRSSSRRRHDSEEGDSHRRHKHKKSKRSKEGKEPSEERSADQENQEAME; encoded by the exons ATGTCTGCAGAGGAGGCGGATAAAACCACCACCACTGATGCGAATGCAGGAGACGAAGAGGAGGAATGGCTGTACGGAG ATGAAGGTGAAAGTAAAGAAACTGAAGAAGAGGAGGCCAAACTGACAGCAGCCATCAG TGCGACCTCTGCTCCTCCTGATACAGAGGAGGTCACAGAGACCACAAACAGCACCACcactaccaccaccaccaccaccaccactactGGAAATGGTGTGGCGAGTCAG GAGGAAGCACCTGGAGAAGATGAAGACAGTGAAAGCGATAGTGATGACGACGATGACGATGTCCGCGTCACCATTGGGGATATTAAAACCGGAGCACCACAGTATAC GGCATATGGGGGAACTCCAGTGAATCTGAACATAAAGTCAGCTGGCAGCAGAGCGTATGGAGCAG GTAGCAAAGTGAAGGGCATAGACCTCGAAGCTCCAGGCAGCATCAATGGAGTTCCAGTCCTGGAAGCGGACATGGAGAACTTTGAGGAGAAACCATGGAGAAAGCCAG GTGCGGACTTGTCTGACTATTTTAACTATGGTTTTAATGAGGACACGTGGAAAGCATACTGTGAAAAGCAGAAGAGGTTACGCATGGGCCTTGACATTCTCAACATTGGATCCACCACCAGCAAGATCTCA GTTCAGCAGGGACGCACAGGTAACAGTGAAAAGGAGATCACAGTTGCATCTCATGCTGCTAAAGCAGACTTTACCTCTCCACCTAACCTGTATAAAGCAGCTCTCAACCCAGCGAG GAAGACGCCCGGGACCATAGATGTAATTGGTGGACAGACTGCCACCATTAGCAGAGTGGAAGGACGACGTCGCCACAATCTGGAGGGAAATAACATCCAG GTGATCTCAGAACATTCGACCTCTGATGCTGAACCCGCAAAGATGCCGCCTCCTTTCTTTCCCCCTGGACCACTGCCTCCAAACATCCCACCTCCTCCTTTCCTCCCTCCTCCTGTCAGTCAGGCTCCTCCTCTAATCCCACCTCCAC ggatgccCATCACTGTTCCTCCACCCA ATTTTCCCCCTCCCACTGGAGGACCTCCTCCTTCACTTATCCCTACTATGGAAAA CAGTGGGCACCCAGGAGGATATGACGGACGTCCCGTTGCTCCATACCCTTTTCCTACAG GTGGGTTTCCTCCACCCATGCAAGGAGCTGTTAACCCCTGGCCTGGTTTGATGGACAACCCAAAGCAGTGGGACTACTACCCTCGGCGAGAAAAAGAGAGGGaaaaagagcgagagagagagaggccgAGGGAAAGGGGCCATGAGAGAGACCATAGTCCCTCCGCTGTGGTTTATAACAG TGATGAAGAACGGTATCGCTCTTATCGTGACTACGGAGACAGAGGGTACGAGAGGCATCGGGAGCGATCAAGCCGTGAGAAGGAGGAGCGTCACAGGGAGAGGAGACACAGAGAGAAAGAGGAAGGGAGGCACAAGTCATCACGGAG CAGTAGCAGACGGAGACATGACAGCGAGGAGGGTGACAGTCACCGGCGCCACAAGCACAAGAAGTCCAAGAGGAGCAAAGAGGGCAAAGAGCCCAGCGAGGAGCGTTCTGCTGACCAGGAGAACCAGGAGGCCATGGAGTAA
- the LOC141337300 gene encoding D(1) dopamine receptor: MYNFTTSLSAHGEPAGRIFLGFALSLLVLWTLLGNFTVCAAVLRFRHLRGKVTNVFIVSLAMSDLLVAVLVMPWKAATEVTGHWAFGSFCECWVAFDIMCSTASILNLCVISLDRYWAISNPFQYERKMNRRVALVMVSVTWIVSVAISFVPVQLNWHRADLGTITTNNWTTKEMCDTTLSRTYAISSSLISFYIPVAVMLVTYTRIYRIAQVQIKSISLLERAGERAQNCRAGARTCPLQHRAIRETKLFKTLSVIMGVFVCCWFPFFVLNCAVPFCHKPNCVSEATFNVFVWFGWCNSSLNPIIYAFNSDFRDAFARLLCCHDLCTKAPLDVQCKDPVSTNNQGSSVNTMEVGYVSLGRVDNEMQSPLVEIHMFGDEGEVQHNNSCQNK; encoded by the coding sequence ATGTACAACTTTACCACATCCTTGAGCGCTCATGGAGAGCCAGCGGGTCGCATTTTCCTGGGTTTCGCCCTTTCTCTCCTCGTGTTGTGGACGTTATTGGGGAATTTCACAGTTTGCGCTGCGGTTTTGCGCTTCCGTCACCTGAGGGGAAAAGTTACCAACGTCTTCATCGTTTCTTTGGCGATGTCCGACCTGCTGGTGGCTGTTCTCGTGATGCCGTGGAAAGCGGCCACGGAGGTGACAGGACACTGGGCGTTTGGATCTTTCTGCGAGTGCTGGGTGGCTTTTGACATTATGTGCTCCACTGCTTCCATCCTCAACCTGTGCGTAATCAGCTTGGATCGATACTGGGCTATTTCAAACCCGTTTCAGTACGAGAGGAAGATGAACCGTAGAGTCGCCCTCGTTATGGTCAGCGTAACGTGGATTGTATCGGTGGCTATATCATTCGTGCCCGTGCAGCTGAACTGGCACCGGGCAGACCTGGGAACGATCACCACAAACAACTGGACCACCAAGGAAATGTGTGACACGACCCTGAGCAGAACTTATGCCATTTCATCCTCTCTTATAAGTTTTTACATTCCCGTAGCAGTGATGCTGGTGACATACACGCGTATCTACCGCATTGCTCAGGTTCAAATCAAGAGCATCTCTTTGCTGGAGCGCGCAGGAGAGCGCGCACAGAACTGCAGAGCAGGTGCGCGCACCTGTCCTCTCCAACACCGCGCCATAAGAGAaaccaaactctttaaaactctCTCCGTGATTATGGGGGTGTTTGTCTGCTGCTGGTTTCCGTTTTTCGTCCTGAATTGTGCTGTACCTTTCTGCCACAAGCCAAATTGTGTCAGTGAAGCAACTTTTAACGTGTTCGTGTGGTTCGGCTGGTGCAATTCATCGCTCAACCCGATCATATATGCTTTCAACTCTGATTTCAGAGATGCTTTTGCTCGGCTTCTGTGCTGCCATGACCTCTGCACCAAAGCACCTCTTGATGTTCAGTGCAAGGATCCAGTGTCCACTAATAATCAGGGCAGCTCTGTTAACACTATGGAGGTCGGATATGTTAGTTTGGGCAGGGTAGACAACGAAATGCAAAGTCCGTTGGTGGAAATACATATGTTTGGAGATGAGGGCGAGGTTCAGCATAATAACTCGTGTCAGAATAAATGA
- the fip1l1b gene encoding pre-mRNA 3'-end-processing factor FIP1 isoform X3, producing MSAEEADKTTTTDANAGDEEEEWLYGDEGESKETEEEEAKLTAAISATSAPPDTEEVTETTNSTTTTTTTTTTTTGNGVASQEEAPGEDEDSESDSDDDDDDVRVTIGDIKTGAPQYTAYGGTPVNLNIKSAGSRAYGAGSKVKGIDLEAPGSINGVPVLEADMENFEEKPWRKPGADLSDYFNYGFNEDTWKAYCEKQKRLRMGLDILNIGSTTSKISVQQGRTGNSEKEITVASHAAKADFTSPPNLYKAALNPARISPPHWPGPATQEMSYYTKTPGTIDVIGGQTATISRVEGRRRHNLEGNNIQVISEHSTSDAEPAKMPPPFFPPGPLPPNIPPPPFLPPPVSQAPPLIPPPRMPITVPPPNFPPPTGGPPPSLIPTMENGHPGGYDGRPVAPYPFPTGGFPPPMQGAVNPWPGLMDNPKQWDYYPRREKEREKERERERPRERGHERDHSPSAVVYNSDEERYRSYRDYGDRGYERHRERSSREKEERHRERRHREKEEGRHKSSRSSSRRRHDSEEGDSHRRHKHKKSKRSKEGKEPSEERSADQENQEAME from the exons ATGTCTGCAGAGGAGGCGGATAAAACCACCACCACTGATGCGAATGCAGGAGACGAAGAGGAGGAATGGCTGTACGGAG ATGAAGGTGAAAGTAAAGAAACTGAAGAAGAGGAGGCCAAACTGACAGCAGCCATCAG TGCGACCTCTGCTCCTCCTGATACAGAGGAGGTCACAGAGACCACAAACAGCACCACcactaccaccaccaccaccaccaccactactGGAAATGGTGTGGCGAGTCAG GAGGAAGCACCTGGAGAAGATGAAGACAGTGAAAGCGATAGTGATGACGACGATGACGATGTCCGCGTCACCATTGGGGATATTAAAACCGGAGCACCACAGTATAC GGCATATGGGGGAACTCCAGTGAATCTGAACATAAAGTCAGCTGGCAGCAGAGCGTATGGAGCAG GTAGCAAAGTGAAGGGCATAGACCTCGAAGCTCCAGGCAGCATCAATGGAGTTCCAGTCCTGGAAGCGGACATGGAGAACTTTGAGGAGAAACCATGGAGAAAGCCAG GTGCGGACTTGTCTGACTATTTTAACTATGGTTTTAATGAGGACACGTGGAAAGCATACTGTGAAAAGCAGAAGAGGTTACGCATGGGCCTTGACATTCTCAACATTGGATCCACCACCAGCAAGATCTCA GTTCAGCAGGGACGCACAGGTAACAGTGAAAAGGAGATCACAGTTGCATCTCATGCTGCTAAAGCAGACTTTACCTCTCCACCTAACCTGTATAAAGCAGCTCTCAACCCAGCGAG GATATCCCCTCCACACTGGCCAGGGCCTGCCACTCAAGAAATGTCCTATTATAC GAAGACGCCCGGGACCATAGATGTAATTGGTGGACAGACTGCCACCATTAGCAGAGTGGAAGGACGACGTCGCCACAATCTGGAGGGAAATAACATCCAG GTGATCTCAGAACATTCGACCTCTGATGCTGAACCCGCAAAGATGCCGCCTCCTTTCTTTCCCCCTGGACCACTGCCTCCAAACATCCCACCTCCTCCTTTCCTCCCTCCTCCTGTCAGTCAGGCTCCTCCTCTAATCCCACCTCCAC ggatgccCATCACTGTTCCTCCACCCA ATTTTCCCCCTCCCACTGGAGGACCTCCTCCTTCACTTATCCCTACTATGGAAAA TGGGCACCCAGGAGGATATGACGGACGTCCCGTTGCTCCATACCCTTTTCCTACAG GTGGGTTTCCTCCACCCATGCAAGGAGCTGTTAACCCCTGGCCTGGTTTGATGGACAACCCAAAGCAGTGGGACTACTACCCTCGGCGAGAAAAAGAGAGGGaaaaagagcgagagagagagaggccgAGGGAAAGGGGCCATGAGAGAGACCATAGTCCCTCCGCTGTGGTTTATAACAG TGATGAAGAACGGTATCGCTCTTATCGTGACTACGGAGACAGAGGGTACGAGAGGCATCGGGAGCGATCAAGCCGTGAGAAGGAGGAGCGTCACAGGGAGAGGAGACACAGAGAGAAAGAGGAAGGGAGGCACAAGTCATCACGGAG CAGTAGCAGACGGAGACATGACAGCGAGGAGGGTGACAGTCACCGGCGCCACAAGCACAAGAAGTCCAAGAGGAGCAAAGAGGGCAAAGAGCCCAGCGAGGAGCGTTCTGCTGACCAGGAGAACCAGGAGGCCATGGAGTAA
- the chic2 gene encoding cysteine-rich hydrophobic domain-containing protein 2 gives MMEDFDEIYEEDEEEEEDEDRAAEEQLLKYAPDPVVVRGSGHVTVFGLSNKFESEFPSALTGKVAPEEFKASINRVNSCLKKALPVNVRWLLCGCLCCCCTLGFSLWPVICLSKRTRRSIEKLLDWENSRLYHKLCLHWRLSKRKCETNNMMEYVILIEFLPKIPIFRPD, from the exons ATGATGGAGGACTTTGATGAGATTTACGAGGAGGACGAAGAGGAAGAAGAGGACGAGGACAGGGCCGCGGAGGAGCAGCTGCTCAAATACGCTCCGGACCCGGTGGTAGTGCGCGGATCCGGACACGTCACTGT GTTTGGACTGAGCAATAAATTTGAGTCTGAATTTCCCTCAGCCCTTACAGGAAAG GTTGCACCGGAGGAGTTCAAAGCCAGCATAAACCGTGTGAACAGCTGTCTGAAGAAGGCTCTCCCAGTGAATGTGCGCTGGCTGCTGTGCGGCTGTCTGTGCTGTTGCTGTACTCTGGGCTTTAGTCTGTGGCCGGTTATCTGTCTGAGCAAGAGG ACGCGCAGATCCATTGAGAAGTTACTGGATTGGGAAAACAGCAGATTGTATCACAAG CTGTGTTTGCATTGGAGGCTCAGCAAAAGGAAGTGTGAAACCAACAACATGATGGAATAC GTCATCCTAATAGAGTTTCTACCCAAGATTCCCATCTTCAGACCGGATTAG
- the fip1l1b gene encoding pre-mRNA 3'-end-processing factor FIP1 isoform X2: MSAEEADKTTTTDANAGDEEEEWLYGDEGESKETEEEEAKLTAAISATSAPPDTEEVTETTNSTTTTTTTTTTTTGNGVASQEEAPGEDEDSESDSDDDDDDVRVTIGDIKTGAPQYTAYGGTPVNLNIKSAGSRAYGAGSKVKGIDLEAPGSINGVPVLEADMENFEEKPWRKPGADLSDYFNYGFNEDTWKAYCEKQKRLRMGLDILNIGSTTSKISVQQGRTGNSEKEITVASHAAKADFTSPPNLYKAALNPARISPPHWPGPATQEMSYYTKTPGTIDVIGGQTATISRVEGRRRHNLEGNNIQVISEHSTSDAEPAKMPPPFFPPGPLPPNIPPPPFLPPPVSQAPPLIPPPRMPITVPPPNFPPPTGGPPPSLIPTMENSGHPGGYDGRPVAPYPFPTGGFPPPMQGAVNPWPGLMDNPKQWDYYPRREKEREKERERERPRERGHERDHSPSAVVYNSDEERYRSYRDYGDRGYERHRERSSREKEERHRERRHREKEEGRHKSSRSSRRRHDSEEGDSHRRHKHKKSKRSKEGKEPSEERSADQENQEAME, from the exons ATGTCTGCAGAGGAGGCGGATAAAACCACCACCACTGATGCGAATGCAGGAGACGAAGAGGAGGAATGGCTGTACGGAG ATGAAGGTGAAAGTAAAGAAACTGAAGAAGAGGAGGCCAAACTGACAGCAGCCATCAG TGCGACCTCTGCTCCTCCTGATACAGAGGAGGTCACAGAGACCACAAACAGCACCACcactaccaccaccaccaccaccaccactactGGAAATGGTGTGGCGAGTCAG GAGGAAGCACCTGGAGAAGATGAAGACAGTGAAAGCGATAGTGATGACGACGATGACGATGTCCGCGTCACCATTGGGGATATTAAAACCGGAGCACCACAGTATAC GGCATATGGGGGAACTCCAGTGAATCTGAACATAAAGTCAGCTGGCAGCAGAGCGTATGGAGCAG GTAGCAAAGTGAAGGGCATAGACCTCGAAGCTCCAGGCAGCATCAATGGAGTTCCAGTCCTGGAAGCGGACATGGAGAACTTTGAGGAGAAACCATGGAGAAAGCCAG GTGCGGACTTGTCTGACTATTTTAACTATGGTTTTAATGAGGACACGTGGAAAGCATACTGTGAAAAGCAGAAGAGGTTACGCATGGGCCTTGACATTCTCAACATTGGATCCACCACCAGCAAGATCTCA GTTCAGCAGGGACGCACAGGTAACAGTGAAAAGGAGATCACAGTTGCATCTCATGCTGCTAAAGCAGACTTTACCTCTCCACCTAACCTGTATAAAGCAGCTCTCAACCCAGCGAG GATATCCCCTCCACACTGGCCAGGGCCTGCCACTCAAGAAATGTCCTATTATAC GAAGACGCCCGGGACCATAGATGTAATTGGTGGACAGACTGCCACCATTAGCAGAGTGGAAGGACGACGTCGCCACAATCTGGAGGGAAATAACATCCAG GTGATCTCAGAACATTCGACCTCTGATGCTGAACCCGCAAAGATGCCGCCTCCTTTCTTTCCCCCTGGACCACTGCCTCCAAACATCCCACCTCCTCCTTTCCTCCCTCCTCCTGTCAGTCAGGCTCCTCCTCTAATCCCACCTCCAC ggatgccCATCACTGTTCCTCCACCCA ATTTTCCCCCTCCCACTGGAGGACCTCCTCCTTCACTTATCCCTACTATGGAAAA CAGTGGGCACCCAGGAGGATATGACGGACGTCCCGTTGCTCCATACCCTTTTCCTACAG GTGGGTTTCCTCCACCCATGCAAGGAGCTGTTAACCCCTGGCCTGGTTTGATGGACAACCCAAAGCAGTGGGACTACTACCCTCGGCGAGAAAAAGAGAGGGaaaaagagcgagagagagagaggccgAGGGAAAGGGGCCATGAGAGAGACCATAGTCCCTCCGCTGTGGTTTATAACAG TGATGAAGAACGGTATCGCTCTTATCGTGACTACGGAGACAGAGGGTACGAGAGGCATCGGGAGCGATCAAGCCGTGAGAAGGAGGAGCGTCACAGGGAGAGGAGACACAGAGAGAAAGAGGAAGGGAGGCACAAGTCATCACGGAG TAGCAGACGGAGACATGACAGCGAGGAGGGTGACAGTCACCGGCGCCACAAGCACAAGAAGTCCAAGAGGAGCAAAGAGGGCAAAGAGCCCAGCGAGGAGCGTTCTGCTGACCAGGAGAACCAGGAGGCCATGGAGTAA
- the fip1l1b gene encoding pre-mRNA 3'-end-processing factor FIP1 isoform X1: MSAEEADKTTTTDANAGDEEEEWLYGDEGESKETEEEEAKLTAAISATSAPPDTEEVTETTNSTTTTTTTTTTTTGNGVASQEEAPGEDEDSESDSDDDDDDVRVTIGDIKTGAPQYTAYGGTPVNLNIKSAGSRAYGAGSKVKGIDLEAPGSINGVPVLEADMENFEEKPWRKPGADLSDYFNYGFNEDTWKAYCEKQKRLRMGLDILNIGSTTSKISVQQGRTGNSEKEITVASHAAKADFTSPPNLYKAALNPARISPPHWPGPATQEMSYYTKTPGTIDVIGGQTATISRVEGRRRHNLEGNNIQVISEHSTSDAEPAKMPPPFFPPGPLPPNIPPPPFLPPPVSQAPPLIPPPRMPITVPPPNFPPPTGGPPPSLIPTMENSGHPGGYDGRPVAPYPFPTGGFPPPMQGAVNPWPGLMDNPKQWDYYPRREKEREKERERERPRERGHERDHSPSAVVYNSDEERYRSYRDYGDRGYERHRERSSREKEERHRERRHREKEEGRHKSSRSSSRRRHDSEEGDSHRRHKHKKSKRSKEGKEPSEERSADQENQEAME; the protein is encoded by the exons ATGTCTGCAGAGGAGGCGGATAAAACCACCACCACTGATGCGAATGCAGGAGACGAAGAGGAGGAATGGCTGTACGGAG ATGAAGGTGAAAGTAAAGAAACTGAAGAAGAGGAGGCCAAACTGACAGCAGCCATCAG TGCGACCTCTGCTCCTCCTGATACAGAGGAGGTCACAGAGACCACAAACAGCACCACcactaccaccaccaccaccaccaccactactGGAAATGGTGTGGCGAGTCAG GAGGAAGCACCTGGAGAAGATGAAGACAGTGAAAGCGATAGTGATGACGACGATGACGATGTCCGCGTCACCATTGGGGATATTAAAACCGGAGCACCACAGTATAC GGCATATGGGGGAACTCCAGTGAATCTGAACATAAAGTCAGCTGGCAGCAGAGCGTATGGAGCAG GTAGCAAAGTGAAGGGCATAGACCTCGAAGCTCCAGGCAGCATCAATGGAGTTCCAGTCCTGGAAGCGGACATGGAGAACTTTGAGGAGAAACCATGGAGAAAGCCAG GTGCGGACTTGTCTGACTATTTTAACTATGGTTTTAATGAGGACACGTGGAAAGCATACTGTGAAAAGCAGAAGAGGTTACGCATGGGCCTTGACATTCTCAACATTGGATCCACCACCAGCAAGATCTCA GTTCAGCAGGGACGCACAGGTAACAGTGAAAAGGAGATCACAGTTGCATCTCATGCTGCTAAAGCAGACTTTACCTCTCCACCTAACCTGTATAAAGCAGCTCTCAACCCAGCGAG GATATCCCCTCCACACTGGCCAGGGCCTGCCACTCAAGAAATGTCCTATTATAC GAAGACGCCCGGGACCATAGATGTAATTGGTGGACAGACTGCCACCATTAGCAGAGTGGAAGGACGACGTCGCCACAATCTGGAGGGAAATAACATCCAG GTGATCTCAGAACATTCGACCTCTGATGCTGAACCCGCAAAGATGCCGCCTCCTTTCTTTCCCCCTGGACCACTGCCTCCAAACATCCCACCTCCTCCTTTCCTCCCTCCTCCTGTCAGTCAGGCTCCTCCTCTAATCCCACCTCCAC ggatgccCATCACTGTTCCTCCACCCA ATTTTCCCCCTCCCACTGGAGGACCTCCTCCTTCACTTATCCCTACTATGGAAAA CAGTGGGCACCCAGGAGGATATGACGGACGTCCCGTTGCTCCATACCCTTTTCCTACAG GTGGGTTTCCTCCACCCATGCAAGGAGCTGTTAACCCCTGGCCTGGTTTGATGGACAACCCAAAGCAGTGGGACTACTACCCTCGGCGAGAAAAAGAGAGGGaaaaagagcgagagagagagaggccgAGGGAAAGGGGCCATGAGAGAGACCATAGTCCCTCCGCTGTGGTTTATAACAG TGATGAAGAACGGTATCGCTCTTATCGTGACTACGGAGACAGAGGGTACGAGAGGCATCGGGAGCGATCAAGCCGTGAGAAGGAGGAGCGTCACAGGGAGAGGAGACACAGAGAGAAAGAGGAAGGGAGGCACAAGTCATCACGGAG CAGTAGCAGACGGAGACATGACAGCGAGGAGGGTGACAGTCACCGGCGCCACAAGCACAAGAAGTCCAAGAGGAGCAAAGAGGGCAAAGAGCCCAGCGAGGAGCGTTCTGCTGACCAGGAGAACCAGGAGGCCATGGAGTAA
- the fip1l1b gene encoding pre-mRNA 3'-end-processing factor FIP1 isoform X5 — MSAEEADKTTTTDANAGDEEEEWLYGDEGESKETEEEEAKLTAAISATSAPPDTEEVTETTNSTTTTTTTTTTTTGNGVASQEEAPGEDEDSESDSDDDDDDVRVTIGDIKTGAPQYTAYGGTPVNLNIKSAGSRAYGAGSKVKGIDLEAPGSINGVPVLEADMENFEEKPWRKPGADLSDYFNYGFNEDTWKAYCEKQKRLRMGLDILNIGSTTSKISVQQGRTGNSEKEITVASHAAKADFTSPPNLYKAALNPARKTPGTIDVIGGQTATISRVEGRRRHNLEGNNIQVISEHSTSDAEPAKMPPPFFPPGPLPPNIPPPPFLPPPVSQAPPLIPPPRMPITVPPPNFPPPTGGPPPSLIPTMENGHPGGYDGRPVAPYPFPTGGFPPPMQGAVNPWPGLMDNPKQWDYYPRREKEREKERERERPRERGHERDHSPSAVVYNSDEERYRSYRDYGDRGYERHRERSSREKEERHRERRHREKEEGRHKSSRSSSRRRHDSEEGDSHRRHKHKKSKRSKEGKEPSEERSADQENQEAME; from the exons ATGTCTGCAGAGGAGGCGGATAAAACCACCACCACTGATGCGAATGCAGGAGACGAAGAGGAGGAATGGCTGTACGGAG ATGAAGGTGAAAGTAAAGAAACTGAAGAAGAGGAGGCCAAACTGACAGCAGCCATCAG TGCGACCTCTGCTCCTCCTGATACAGAGGAGGTCACAGAGACCACAAACAGCACCACcactaccaccaccaccaccaccaccactactGGAAATGGTGTGGCGAGTCAG GAGGAAGCACCTGGAGAAGATGAAGACAGTGAAAGCGATAGTGATGACGACGATGACGATGTCCGCGTCACCATTGGGGATATTAAAACCGGAGCACCACAGTATAC GGCATATGGGGGAACTCCAGTGAATCTGAACATAAAGTCAGCTGGCAGCAGAGCGTATGGAGCAG GTAGCAAAGTGAAGGGCATAGACCTCGAAGCTCCAGGCAGCATCAATGGAGTTCCAGTCCTGGAAGCGGACATGGAGAACTTTGAGGAGAAACCATGGAGAAAGCCAG GTGCGGACTTGTCTGACTATTTTAACTATGGTTTTAATGAGGACACGTGGAAAGCATACTGTGAAAAGCAGAAGAGGTTACGCATGGGCCTTGACATTCTCAACATTGGATCCACCACCAGCAAGATCTCA GTTCAGCAGGGACGCACAGGTAACAGTGAAAAGGAGATCACAGTTGCATCTCATGCTGCTAAAGCAGACTTTACCTCTCCACCTAACCTGTATAAAGCAGCTCTCAACCCAGCGAG GAAGACGCCCGGGACCATAGATGTAATTGGTGGACAGACTGCCACCATTAGCAGAGTGGAAGGACGACGTCGCCACAATCTGGAGGGAAATAACATCCAG GTGATCTCAGAACATTCGACCTCTGATGCTGAACCCGCAAAGATGCCGCCTCCTTTCTTTCCCCCTGGACCACTGCCTCCAAACATCCCACCTCCTCCTTTCCTCCCTCCTCCTGTCAGTCAGGCTCCTCCTCTAATCCCACCTCCAC ggatgccCATCACTGTTCCTCCACCCA ATTTTCCCCCTCCCACTGGAGGACCTCCTCCTTCACTTATCCCTACTATGGAAAA TGGGCACCCAGGAGGATATGACGGACGTCCCGTTGCTCCATACCCTTTTCCTACAG GTGGGTTTCCTCCACCCATGCAAGGAGCTGTTAACCCCTGGCCTGGTTTGATGGACAACCCAAAGCAGTGGGACTACTACCCTCGGCGAGAAAAAGAGAGGGaaaaagagcgagagagagagaggccgAGGGAAAGGGGCCATGAGAGAGACCATAGTCCCTCCGCTGTGGTTTATAACAG TGATGAAGAACGGTATCGCTCTTATCGTGACTACGGAGACAGAGGGTACGAGAGGCATCGGGAGCGATCAAGCCGTGAGAAGGAGGAGCGTCACAGGGAGAGGAGACACAGAGAGAAAGAGGAAGGGAGGCACAAGTCATCACGGAG CAGTAGCAGACGGAGACATGACAGCGAGGAGGGTGACAGTCACCGGCGCCACAAGCACAAGAAGTCCAAGAGGAGCAAAGAGGGCAAAGAGCCCAGCGAGGAGCGTTCTGCTGACCAGGAGAACCAGGAGGCCATGGAGTAA